One segment of Panicum virgatum strain AP13 chromosome 1K, P.virgatum_v5, whole genome shotgun sequence DNA contains the following:
- the LOC120699341 gene encoding pentatricopeptide repeat-containing protein At1g71490-like, which produces MRPVRPPPPPAALSKHHLLCIRRCLPPDWLNGAHAQDPPPPPTSFFSPSSLSALLFSCTAGRARLPGEQVHARAVALGLGAHPSVLPRLASFYIALGDLSAARAAVERAAGKARAFPWNLLLWGYADRGLWGEVVLAYARMLTLGVGADRFTYPSVLRACGELRDATIGRGIEQRIQRWGYGLDMYVWNALVGLYAKCGELEDARRVFDGMPARDVVSWNAMVSGYASTGMWGEAFELLQQVPGANIVTWNIVAAGNLKAGNSSEVMRLVSQMRSSHGPGLDFVTVVIGLKACGRNGYLRIGRELHGVAIRLCLDRLERVECSLITMYSRCQMMRSAYRLFRTCSVRSMATWNSLLAGFAFMDQVEEAMCLFREMTGSVVFPNDVTVLTMLSLSARFGHLCHGREMHCYIIKHGLNVSNLLQNSLVDMYSKSRQMAAARRVFDQMQCQDRHAYTSLILGYGMQREGLVSLKLFDEMIANNIKVDHVTMVAVLSACSHSGLVTQGQLRFAEMFDVFCIAPRVEHFSCMVDLYCREGLLRMAEEIINKMPFEPTDAMLATLIEACRIHGKTEIGDRAAKRLLAMRTDNPGHYKLIANMYISAKRWPELAKIRSSMSTMELNMIPTHSLLESEYGICPVEQDYCLNHSTHRGLSDDMTDIDFSSSEEVKFNEAFGG; this is translated from the coding sequence ATGCGCCCAGTCcgcccaccacctcctcccGCCGCGCTATCCAAGCACCACCTCCTCTGCATCCGCCGCTGCCTCCCACCCGATTGGCTTAATGGCGCCCACGCTcaggacccgccgccgccgcccacctcttttttctccccctcctccctctctgccCTTCTCTTCTCCTGCACCGCGGGTCGCGCCCGCTTACCCGGCGAGCAGGTGCACGCGCGCGCCGTTGCGCTCGGCCTGGGCGCGCACCCCTCGGTGCTCCCCAGGCTCGCCTCCTTCTACATCGCGCTCGGCGACCTCTCTGCGGCGCGAGCTGCCGTCGAGCGCGCGGCAGGGAAGGCGCGGGCGTTCCCCTGGAACCTGCTCCTATGGGGCTACGCGGACCGGGGGCTGTGGGGCGAAGTGGTCCTCGCCTACGCGAGGATGCTGACGCTGGGCGTGGGTGCCGACAGGTTCACGTACCCGTCGGTCCTGCGTGCCTGCGGCGAGCTCCGGGATGCCACCATTGGTCGGGGGATTGAGCAGCGGATTCAGAGGTGGGGATACGGCCTGGACATGTATGTCTGGAATGCGCTAGTGGGGCTGTATGCCAAGTGCGGGGAGCTGGAGGATGCACGCAGGGTGTTTGACGGAATGCCTGCGAGGGATGTTGTGAGCTGGAACGCGATGGTGTCTGGGTATGCGTCCACGGGTATGTGGGGCGAGGCGTTTGAGCTGCTGCAGCAGGTTCCTGGGGCAAACATTGTCACTTGGAACATTGTTGCAGCAGGAAATTTGAAGGCGGGGAACAGCAGCGAGGTGATGAGGCTGGTGTCGCAGATGAGGAGTTCCCACGGTCCAGGGCTGGATTTTGTGACTGTTGTGATTGGCCTCAAGGCATGTGGTCGGAATGGTTATCTGAGAATTGGCCGTGAGTTGCATGGTGTGGCTATTCGTCTATGCTTGGATAGGCTTGAGCGCGTGGAATGTTCATTGATCACAATGTACTCAAGATGCCAGATGATGAGGTCTGCCTACCGTCTGTTTAGAACATGTTCAGTTCGGAGCATGGCAACATGGAATTCATTGCTAGCAGGATTTGCATTCATGGACCAGGTCGAGGAAGCTATGTGTCTTTTCCGAGAGATGACTGGTTCCGTTGTCTTTCCAAATGATGTTACTGTGTTAACTATGCTTTCACTCAGTGCACGTTTTGGACACCTGTGTCACGGAAGGGAGATGCACTGCTACATCATCAAGCATGGACTTAATGTCTCTAACTTACTGCAGAACTCACTTGTTGACATGTACTCAAAGTCTAGACAGATGGCAGCTGCCCGCAGAGTGTTTGATCAGATGCAATGTCAAGACAGGCACGCCTACACATCGTTGATTTTGGGCTATGGAATGCAAAGAGAGGGTCTTGTATCACTGAAGCTCTTTGATGAGATGATTGCCAACAATATCAAGGTGGACCATGTGACTATGGTTGCTGTTCTCTCAGCGTGCAGCCACTCTGGACTGGTGACTCAAGGGCAACTACGGTTTGCTGAGATGTTTGATGTATTTTGCATTGCACCAAGGGTGGAGCATTTTTCTTGCATGGTTGATTTGTACTGCCGTGAAGGTTTGCTGAGGATGGCTGAGGAGATAATTAACAAGATGCCATTTGAGCCAACTGATGCAATGTTGGCAACTCTAATTGAGGCTTGCAGGATCCATGGCAAAACAGAAATTGGGGATCGAGCTGCAAAGAGGCTGCTGGCAATGAGGACGGACAACCCTGGTCACTACAAATTGATTGCAAACATGTATATATCAGCAAAACGCTGGCCAGAACTAGCTAAGATTAGATCATCAATGAGCACGATGGAGCTAAATATGATTCCAACCCATTCCTTACTGGAGTCAGAATATGGCATATGTCCAGTCGAACAAGATTATTGCTTAAACCACAGTACACATCGAGGCTTGTCTGATGATATGACAGATATTGATTTCTCTAGTAGTGAGGAAGTGAAATTCAACGAAGCTTTTGGTGGGTAA